GAAGAAGGGCCCCAGCAACTAAAATCAACTGGAAGACCGTGTTGAGCTATAATCAAGCATGGTATTTCTCAGTTTTATACACAAGGATTCTTACATCTCATTCAAACATTAGCAACAAAACAATCTATTAGTTTAAACAAAATAGAAGACAAAGTCGTAGTAACCTTCTCATGATTCTAGAAATACAGTTTTAAAGATTCTAGAAGTTAAATCAAGATATCGGTATCCCTAGGCACTACATTATAAGATCAGGAACTGAGGAAAGAACAAATCGTACCTTGCTAATAAATAGTGGCTCGACCTTCTGGGGTTGGGTCCCATCCAAGTTGAAAAAATCATACCAGCTTTTCCACTGCAAATATTTAACAATGCATAATCCAGTTCAGCTTGAAGATTGATATAATTTGTCaacgagtaatgatatgtgcaacCAAAATATGCACCCAAACAGTGACCATATCTGCTTTTTAAAATAGTGGCCCTCACATACCAaaggaaatggaaaaaaaaatctatatctTGTAAATTTTTTGCATAATCACCTCCCAGCCCAAGCTACTAGCTCGTTGGTATACAGCACCACCAACGAGGCCGACATCTCGAAAAATAACTAGTCCAACAAGTCCAGCTTCATGACCAAAGATAAAAGTCAACATAAATTTGTCAGAAAATGTAAGAGTAAGCTTATTCTCTCATTAAGAATTGCTGCCACAACCTTATTTTTGCTAATAAGAATACATTATATGCAGCACAAATAACCAATAACGTATGAGAAACTAAAACCAAACCACTTACGGTGAAGAAGATCCTGGTGTACCATAGCCAAAGCAACAGATCCAATAAGAACCTGTATATCATTGTAAAACGATTAATAGTGAAACATATATCAAAGCACTGAGTATAATTATAAATTGAAAACAGGTTGCAGACATAGAATTACacgcaaaaaaaaaagaataaagctTTACTATCGTTTACCTTGTCAGCTAATGGATCAAGATACGAACCAACAACAGAATTAATCCCCATCTTTCTAGCCATGTACCCATCTAGCTACACAATACAAGATTGAGTATCAAAATCTTTGCTCCCTATCATTATTCATGTAATACAAAAGTACATTGCCTCCATACCCAGTCAGTTGCCCCAGAAATTGCCAAACCCACCATTGCCGAGGTGTACCATTCATTCATAATCATCCTGCATAACACTGTCAATTACAATTCTCACAAAACCAAACTAAATCTTCGCCAATTGTCATTCATACAAATCTATTTAGTAACTTAGTCATAGAGAATGAAGCATACCATCCAAGTACAGGGCCGGAAATTAACCGACTCATGGAGATCACGTTGGGCCAATTCACAAAACTCTCCACAAAACCGCCGGTCCACCGGCTCGAATCGACCGCATTAGTCACGGTCCATTCGGAAGACGCCGAAGCAAAGTCCAATTGAAGAGGAAAACTGGGTCTCCGCCGAAGAAGATGCAAATTCAAGGCTTCAATTTTGCGACGAACGACGGCGTTTCCCCGGAGGTAGAGAGGGGTTGCGGACTGAGAGAGCTTCCATGGCTGTGATGATGAGAGAAATAGCGGGccctgaaatggaataatccaaTTGGAAAACGGAGAGAGGAATCTAGCAGAAGACTGGGAAGGGAAGCGAAATAGCGGATGGATTAAGGGATTAGTTAGGGGGGCATTAGGGGGACCTGAGATGGAGAAGATTGTGGTTGTGACGAAGCTTCTGGAATTTCTAGGGTTTGTAATTAGAGCCTTGATTGACCTGTAGATCGCCATTAGTGAAGCATTCTCTAGCAGTATTCACTAGTAATAGTATTAGGGAAGAGGAAGAAGACGACATTAGGTTTTTTTGCTGAGGTTTAGTCTTAGGGTCCAGACGACACGTAAGCTGGCTCACGTGTCACGTGTCCAGCTATAGTGCTACCACGTGGATTGATAATAAGGCTGGGGCCCACCTAATCCAGCattgataaaataaaattatataaaaaaggACAAATTACAAAATTTTGGAAAACGACACTATCTCTGTAAACGACGTCATTCGTAAAAACGACAAATTTTCGAGAAAGCGACATCATGAGTTAAAACGACAAAATCAAGATAAAACGACACCGTTTTGGAAACAACATATATTTCTTCAACACGACAACTTCATAATAAAACGACATAATTTGTAGAAAACGACATTTTTTTCTTGTAAAACGGCATGTTTTCAAGAAGAGTCATCCTTTAAAAACGACATTTAGAAATATAAAACGACATAATTCAGAGAAAGCAACATTATTTTGAAAATACATCCTTAAAACGACAAAATTTTAgggaaaaaaattaaatcaagaaaATACGATATTATATTATACAAAATCAATTATATAATAGAAGGAAggatatttcatttttctttattttgtttagcTTTATTACTATTAATAAAGATAATAATTTTgcttttttgtttggttttatcGGCTCTTTTTTGAACGAGTGCcctatatttaaatttattaaaggttttatactttttttgacactgttttttttttttttttattatttttttggactttgtattttgataaattattttttggactctatattttgtaaaatggttaaaatagaattcTAAACCCGATTttagtcaatgttttctcaactaaaatcacaaataagttaccaaactaacaattcagaacaaaaataaaataattctacTTAAAAAATgggttattatatttaattttttcttcatcaaaattgaatttaaaattctatttaactattttacaaaatataaggtccaaaaagtaatttgtcaaaacaaatAGTCCAAAAAATAATGTGTTAATATTAAAATGCTCCAGTAAAATCTTAAATAGTAAAGATTTGCATAAATATACATCCAAACGTAATTCTTCCCCTCTGAGAAGAGGAAGTTGGTCGGTAGATGGAACTAGTTGACGTCTACCTCTATACAAAGTCGTCGTCAAAATTATGATCAATTGATCTTAAACTAGGTATTATTATTAGTGGACTTGAACTTATCTCCAAATGATTTCTGACTTTCTTTTattgtaagataaagtttttgtGAATTGTGATCGTGGAAGTCACTATGAATAGCTTATTTTATTTGACACTCAACTTAGTTAATGCTAGTAGCAATTACTCAATAAAAATTTTATCTTTGGCTTTGGCACTTAATAAACTTAACTAAAATGACAGATTTTTCGTCAAACTTATCAGAGTTGGAAACATAATAATCATATTGCTGGTTTGTTAGCCAAGCTTAATCAACTTCAATATACAAACAATATTGAACACTCGTAGAATAAGGAATAACAGTGAAACCTTTAGTTTTTATTTTCagttttgctatttttttttgttgatcGATATAATTTTAGCAAACAACCCTGTAACAAAGATTGAAAGAAAATGTACATAACAAGTTCATAGACAATGAACCCTTTGAGTACGTTCTGGCAAGAAATGACAGATAAATCTCTCACAAGACCGAATCTTGATCTATCTAAACTGCCATCGAACCATCATGAGAGAAGAAAAACCTGAAAATAAAGACTCAAACAGTTATTAACGGTGAtgctagaagaagaagaggagagatCATAAACAATGAAGGATCTTCAGCTCTCTGAGTAGTATAAACCATATTTTAAAGCTCAAAGCTTCTCAAGTCGTCTCTAAGAATCCTGTAATTGAACCCAGGAGCCCCATTTAACCGATTTCTTTCATCAACTTCTGAAGCAGAGCATAAACTCGGAATGAAACTCCAGGAGGTGCTTCTCTGTTTTCTCCTCTTCCAAGTCATAATCATCAAGAACCTGAAACTGGGCCAAGAGTTGTTCCCATTGTTACCACGCCTAGAAGTAGTACTAGAAGCCATATCTAGAATCTGGGGCCCCCTGGGCTTGCCTGAATTTCCATGGCGGTCTAGCTCGAGCTTGGTGAAATACTCGATTTCCTTCCTCACAAGCGATCCTACAGTGCCTCTAGTACCTATTGCGATTGGAGCTGTTGAAGCCATTTTTTCAGAGAACTTGGTGGTTGAGATTTTGGCTTTATATTGCATTTTATTCAGTTTTATAATTGAAGATGACGTAGGAGGCTTCAAGGTGAAGAAAGTGGTGGTCCAAGGTCTTTTTCTTGAGGGGGGTTTCAAGCTCAAGGTTTGCTTTGGAGATAAAGCATCTTTGGTTCCTTGTGTTTTATTTCCAACTTTCTTTTTGGTGGAAAAAAATAACGCTCTAATAGTAATATTTCCCTTTTTTTATTATAATGTAGAGAAATGTTTCAGTGATGATGCTTTTGTTAAAGTGCACAACATGAGTTTCTGCATAATTGGTGCTTTGGTTAAGAAGTGACCCCATGGGGTCATCATATTATTCTAGTGTCTTTTAGAATAAAAGCATGCATATTTTGCGGACAAAACTTTGACTCTTTTGACTATCGCAACCCCATTTGATTGAGCCTTTTGCACACTTAACGCAGTGGACTCTGGATAATGGATCATGATCATGAAAATTTTATAGCAtgaaggaatttgaaactcaCGAGAAGCATTTTGCTCATGAAggaatttaaaaataataataataatgataaataaaaaaagacaaaaatagaaaaaagtgTTTTCTCGTGTCGTGCCTTGAGCCTTGAGAGGTGTCACCAAAGTAAGAGCAGAAAGGTTGCTTGACTGACTACGTTTAAGGTTCGGTGGTTTTTCATATGTCAATTTGGTTCATCTGCTTTAGTTAATGTCTGCTTCCATCCATTGTGGAATAAGTATGAAGGAAGAGCAAGACCACTTTTCTCGACATAATTAGGGTTCGTGTTTACTATTAATCAAAATTCTGTCCTTGTTGGTGTAAGAAATCATTTCCTCATTCAGGCAATGAAACAGTACAACCATTGTCATCTCATACTTGCTGTATGTAAGCAGCTACTATTTTTTCGTCTCTTGtgtgtgtgtatttttttttttttaacttttcccTCTTTAGGGATTTCAATCATTCAATGCATTATAGGGTCCTAAAATTAAATTTGATTCCATCAGTATacaggaaaaaagaaaaagaaaagatttttttttcttttgagatTTTTGAAAAGAAATGGCACCTTCATCTTTAACATTGACACTCAAACGTCAAAACATCAATAAAATCCATTCAAAGAAGAGGGGAAAATGCATTACAGCCATTAATTAAATGCGTGCTCTTGCTTGAGTCACcacttatttaaaattataagtGGCTGCTTGAACTTTAAGGTAGTCAAGTCAATATTCAAAATTAGATGAAATGACGTTATATATAGTGAATAACTTGCGATAACATACGATGAAATTATTGATATCTTTAGTAGTTTTTTCTCTTAGATATACGTGTGGAAGAAATCTGTTTGTCTCCACAATAGTAAATAAATTATATGACTGTAAATTTTTCTCTTGGAATAAAGTGACCCTGCTTtctatcttaaaaaaaattacaatcagTGGTTAATCCTTACCTTTCTTCAATCAATAGGTAGGATTGGTGTTGCGGTGCTTTGCTAAAACTCAACCAATTAGGCCAGCAATGAAAAATAGAATTATGGCAAAGCATCAAATTACCTTTCTTATGATGTTTTtactttttcacttttattttacCGGCTGTAAACAATAATTTATTCTAAACTACTAATAGTTTTATTTTTCCATCCCCTTAATTATTTAGAATTATTAGATATACTATTCAATGTATGACTTTCAGTCTTTCAACATCATTATCAATTTATGAACTATGGTTCTATGTTCTACAtgtttaagaaataaaaatataactACATATTGTTATCAGTATTCCTTTTATTATAACAAGTTGCCACAATTATTTGCTTAATTCTATAATTTTATAGTTCTAAACTGTCACAGGTTCAGATGCGGTCACCGACTCTACACAGGAAAATTGAAGAAAACAAAGGCATAGATGGATAACAAGTTCTCGTGCCAGCTAAGCAAGGGTCCCACTAATGACTGAACACTTGTACCAGACAAATTATAAGTTAGGAATATTTGCTAATCACAAAAGTCTCAGTAAAGTAGCAAAATCATGTCATGTCATTAGGCCCTTAAACGCAAATAAGTTAAAGATAGCGTGATCAACTTCAAATCAACCCGGTTCAAAGTGATGATTTCcccttttcttaaaaaaaaaaagtgatcaTGTAACGTgggaatataaataaataaataaataaaaagcttCTCATTAAAATATTCAACGTTACATGTTGTAGACTaccttttctttctctttttttggTTTGGTACGGCCTCAAAACTGAATGTTCTCTCttatttttctcaaaaaaatATTCACTGTCGGTGTcctatactctctctctctctcgctatGGTTTTGTGTTAATTTTCATTTCCTATTATACGAGATTTATCATCTAAAAAATTACTGTATTGTGGGAAGATGGCATGAATACCTCAATTTGCGATGTGAGGCAAGAGCATGATGTAGAGCAAAGTCCACATTGGCTCCCTCCCGGAACAATGAGTCATACAGTTGGCATACAAACTGTGACAATTCTTCCTCGTCTGTATCCCAAATACCAGTAGAGCGGTCACCATTTTTCTCTGGATCACTATCTTCCCAATCACTGATGGGGCTGACAGGTTCAGTCTCTTCATCTTCACCCTCTTCCTCACCGATTTCAAACTTCCCATTTTCATATTTACTGAATTCCCCAGATTCATTCCATGTGAGCGGTTGTGTCTCAGGAGGCTCAACCGAAGAACATATAACAGCCTTGGCACCCGAGTCTAGAAAAGCCTTAATCAAAGATGCCGTCAGCCCATACATCCCAGTGCAAATTATGATTCTGTCCCTCCAAGCACCGACCTAGAATTATCAAACATATCAATCAAATTAAATTGTGAACTTCATGTAGTCTAACATTACATCTTCAAATAACTAGATGACCGTCTAAATGAAATGTTGTGTTTCCCAGTCAGAACATAAATCAATGGCAATTTTTCAAATATTATGTCTTATTTGCATAGTAATAACCTATAGTGCCTATATTATTTTACCTTAAAAGTCCCAATAATGTGTTTGATCAAGTGGTCATCCGGTCTCTGTTCCAAATGAAAAAGTACAGTACCATATGCTATGAGGCTAGAAGTTTATGGGGTTAGAGGTTTTCCTATTCTACAAGAAAGAAGCACTTCTAAGGAAATTATCAATCTATTTCAAAGTATATCAAAAACAATGCCACTCATAATGTTTATCTTGTTCTTGTACTTGCattctattaattaattgattatatCCTTCGGACAGCTTCTGTTTTAAAAATCTTAGTTCATAGCAGCTTAACTGTGCTCGTGTGAAACTAATACTAATAGATAATTTCTTTGTACttgaaaacaaagggaaaaaacagcaaaacaaaagaaaaaacttGAGCAGAGACTGAATGGTAATGATATCTGAAGCTCGAAATATAGAGaagcaaaataaaattaaataaatcaatgagaaCCATGAAAAAGTAAACCTACCATCCAACGAACATCCTCGGGTGTTAAGTGCATCGAAGGAACTGTTCTCCGAAACAAGTATGCCCCAATTTCTTGATCATCCTCCATAACCTTCAAATACGACAACAAAGATCAAAATGATACAATTTCAAAAAATCCACCCAATGAAAAGATAAAGGAAGAAAGAGCAAGAAGCTACTTGAGTCTGGCGTCCAATATATCGGTGGACAATGCCTCCAATTTGGAAGTACGGTTTACTTGCAACCAAATCAGAAACAGTTGTAATATTTGCAAGTAGTGATCCAGCTTTTCTGCGGCTCCGCAGCACTGACAATAGACTCCTTTTAACACTTTGTAGGAATTTATCAGCAAGCTCCCCAGGTTCAGCAACCACAAATACATCATTCTGCCAACTACATAAATAGGCAATCAAGAAATTAGAACTAAACAAAAATACCTGCTAAATTCACAAGACAAGGGAGCTTGTTGACCTTAATATTGAACCATGCGAGTCATTTTGAAGAGACAAATGTATAATGCCCACTTGTGCAGAATTCTGTAATTTCTCATGCAACGATTGGACTGGTAAAGAAAGTTGCCGGGGTCCTGCAGGAGACTTCGGTGGTGATGAAGCAGCCTTAACGGATTGACCATCTAAACTTAAAGGTGGCACCATATCAATTCGACCAAGCCTATGAGTTCCAACATCGGGACTAAATAAAAGTGGGCTTGAAGGGAAGCTTCCAGTAAACATAGGTGATGCAAATGGTGTTGGGAATGTTGTCGCAGGGATTGTCTTCACAAATCCTGATATTCCTTGCATAAGGGATAACCGTATCCCGTTCCGTGAACAAAATGACTCAAGTGCACGAGCATGGTGCAAAACTCGTCCAGAATCTGGACTATGTGAAGCTTCAACAAGCAGAATGTTACGTCTCCAACCTAAACATGGGCTTTTTTCACCTTTATCACAGCAGAGGACCGAAAATTAATAAGTTCCAAAGACAAAAAATGTATCCATTAAGGAAAAATTCCATAGAGAGACATTAAAAGAGATATACACACTAATACCAGTACTTGAAGCCTTTGCCTTGGAGAGATACTGAGATCTAAAATTCTCAGATAACTTAGCGTCCTGTTGGAAAGGTAGCAGTAGCCTCTCACAAGCACTCTTAAAGGAAAGAGAATTGTTTTGAACGTATTCATCAACTGCAGCTTCCAACTTTAACCAGACAGCTGGATCAGTCTCATCTAGCTCCATATCACATCGTTCATCAACTGCAGAGGCAAAATTTTTGGCTTTAAAGAATCATTTACTAGTTGAGAATGTTACGTAAATGACAGAAAAGAATAACGGTCCAATttcttcaagcaaaagagatttCTATTCACACTCATGCCCACTAAATAATATAACACTCTGTTAGACACCAAGGGCTAAGAGTTAGTAACAGAGACATACATTAGGTAGTGGGGAGTGTGAAAGATTTTCTAGGTGGCCAGTTATATTTTGTAATAAAGAGTAATGGTTTTGTGAAGTGTAAGAGTCTATATTGAGTATATTTAAATAGGGTAAGGGAGATGAAAAGAGGATCATCCAATGTATTTGTATGAATTTAAGATTAGGAGCAGTCGCTCTTTGAGGAGAGTGATGGTGCTTTATGTGGTGTGTGAATTTATTTGGGTCCTAACACACTCATAATCAATAAGTACCTGGATTAAAACGAAAATACTGTATTTCAGGGAGCATAGGGAGTAATGTGCTTAAAGCTTCCTCTACCCGGTCAACAGAGCATGCACTCTCAATCAAAACTTGGCCAGTATCCAAATAACGCCAACCACCTTTCCGTGCCTGCAATATCAGAGATTTTATAAACTAAAAAACTTGAAAGAATACAACTGTTGATCTAAGTGAAATACTTTGTAAGTTTGACACACTTGTATCCAACACCATTTGTGATTTGGTACATTAACAAAGAGAAGAATGCCATTTCTGATCATTTAATAGTTCTTTTAAGTACCCAAAAAAAAATAGTTCTTTCAAGTAATTTTACAATCTTCTCTCAGCTTCTGGTTAAAAATCATGCTGAGTGAACTCTTCTAATTATCAAAAGAAGAGCAATCTCCCAGAAGATCATTTCGATAATTTGTGAGTGTGTGCATGCGCGCAAGTTTGTGTGTGTGAAAGAGAGAGACCTTTGTTGGTACTGAGCCGCACCCAATGGAAACAAGGCAATCAATTCTTGTATCAGGCCATAAAAGTTGTGCTTCTCTTATGGCAAAGATTGTAGGATTGTTTGCCACTATTGCACCATCTTGCCAACGATTTACATCTATAGAAATTGCAGGGTTTTAACGAAAAATCAGTATAAGGAGAAAATTTAGTCCCATCaactttgaaaagaaaaaaaaactttgacAAAAAAGTGAGGTCCAtttcaacaaaaataaaataaaataccatCCGAGTAATCATCAAGATAGTACGGTGCAGCAGATGACGCTCGTATAGCTTGCCATACTTGATGTTTACAGCTTCCTATAAAAGCACTGCGCTTATAGCCAACTTGAGCACCTGTAGTAGGTGATCCTAAAATACTGATGGCTGAACTCTCTGAACTTGCAAGAGGAATTTCTGGTGTTCCAGCAGGGTACTCAAGTAGATACCATAAAAAGCaaggaaaaaaatatatttaattaactgGGTACAGCTGCCATAACTCAGTGCAAAAGAATACCAGTTAAACCATAAAGAAACAACTTCCTGCAAAATGAATTCTGAGTACCTGATAATTACGGAATACAAAAGGCTGAGCTGGCATCACGCTCACCAATGTAGACACAGCAAAAACCTTTGGAACATTTCTCACAGCAGACTCTATTAACAGATCTCCATCCTCATCAGCACACATTTCCTTCAACAACCTCTCAAATTGATCGGCACTGTGCTGCAAGGAAATGTGCATGAGGAATATAAcaaataatgaaataaaaaatgCCACAGCCTTGTTCGAGCAATGATTTGGCTTCACCCCCTAAAACCTCACATCTTATAAAATCAAGGAAATATGCGATGTGTTGAACAATAAAGATTATGTTATAGTTTCATCAAACTATTTGTAGAATTGGCCATCAAAGCTTATGAAATTTCTTAAtgtttatatttaaaataaataaataaagatgaGAGAAACAGAAAAGGGAGACTGAGAAGGTATTTGTAATAAACTATGATACGCACTTTAGATCCATGTACAACTACCCTAAAACTCTGCGATGAGCTTTTGTAAAGTTGATCCAACTTCTCTCTCCAAGTTGCAGCCTCATTATCCTTTGGCACAGAATCAGCAAATACAAGTTTTCCTAAAAATCCAATATTCAAGTAGAGGAAATAAAGTTAGAGAACGAAAAATTATatttaagaaagaaaaaaaggcgGAGGTTGGGGTAGTGTAGCATCTATGCTTATTATACATCCACTATACTTACCAAGATTTTTGTATATTTCTTCACATTGAGCTAATGTCATCAGCTTGATGCCAAGGGCAACAGCAAGCATGCCACCCGTTGATGTGCCACATATGAGGTCAAACAACTCGTGTATTTGTTTTCCAGTGCCTTTCTCAATCTCTTTAAGAATCTGAACAGTTGCCAGACCTTTCATGCCACCACCATCCATTGAGAGTATGCGCAGCCCTTGTTTTGGCACCTGTCTTCCTCTTATAGCACGCCGTAGATTTTCATTCTCCCCTACAAATTCGTGACATTAATACAGCTATCACActaatagtgaaaaaaaaaattgattagaCCTAGGAGACTAACCAAGAATTGCCAAAGCACGAGCCGCGGCTTTGCTCACACGAGGCTCAGATGCAACTGTTAATCGCAGCAGAAGTTCTCGCAGACTTTCAGATGTAACCAGAAGACGGCGATTTTCAAAACAGAAGGCCAGATTTCCAACAGCTAGCAATGCTAATCTTTGTACCTGATGGCAAAGAAACCCAAACTATTAAATTAGAGCATAGCAGAAGTGATTAGATCTCTACATTATAAGGGAAAATAGAGAACTTGCCTCTGGATTTTTGTGGGCACATAAAACTTTTAGTGACTTCAATACATCCTTGGTCAACATTTTCTGAGAGACATTATCAGATGCAAACGCCAGCTTCACTACAACTTGCAATACAGAAATTACTTCCTCCCTCGAAATAGACTTCAGCACTGTTTCAATGGGTTGCATGATGTCAGATTTCATCAACTGCATTGCAATAGATACATCTGCAGCAAGAGATGAAAGAGCAGAACAGGCTTGTTCAACCTGCCATATGAAAGAGTCATTTAGACTGTACCTTCGTAGCAGAGTAAACAAATCATAAGTAACTACACATGATAGCTAGAAATACCAACATACCACATGACGATCATCACCAGTTATCATACTTATAAGCTGCCGCACTGCATTCTCATCTTTACCAACAACTGCACGGTTACCTTGGTCTTGCATTATCTTTGCAAGTGCAGATGCTAGCAAAGGGTGATGGCAAGATGAAAACCGGAATATAAGAGAAAAGAAGGCACTTAGCTTATGCCTCGATGCAACAAAGTAGGAAACATTTTCCATCTGCATTACCACAGAGATGAATATAAACATTTTAATATCAGTACTTGG
This genomic interval from Humulus lupulus chromosome 8, drHumLupu1.1, whole genome shotgun sequence contains the following:
- the LOC133795296 gene encoding phospholipase A I; the encoded protein is MSWGLGWKRPSEVFHLILNYGSDEPAENPGRTSSSSSSSLSPSSSSSVLSQDQELGFRIDLDWSAGDDEDQVALRLQSQLMVALPMPQDTVIVELRTDEEEGNVGVDMKVVKRREPLRAVTLNKTAGSGQQSDGTGVLTRLLRSEFTSKLPGVGDGVSGCGEHWKAVTLLSLCSCGLSVLPVEITRLPLLEKLYLDNNRLSLLPPELGELKSLKVLRVDSNMLVSVPVELRQCVGLVELSLEHNKLVRPLLDFRAMAELRVLRLFGNPLEFLPEILPLHKLRHLSLANIRIVADDNLRSVNVHIEMENVSYFVASRHKLSAFFSLIFRFSSCHHPLLASALAKIMQDQGNRAVVGKDENAVRQLISMITGDDRHVVEQACSALSSLAADVSIAMQLMKSDIMQPIETVLKSISREEVISVLQVVVKLAFASDNVSQKMLTKDVLKSLKVLCAHKNPEVQRLALLAVGNLAFCFENRRLLVTSESLRELLLRLTVASEPRVSKAAARALAILGENENLRRAIRGRQVPKQGLRILSMDGGGMKGLATVQILKEIEKGTGKQIHELFDLICGTSTGGMLAVALGIKLMTLAQCEEIYKNLGKLVFADSVPKDNEAATWREKLDQLYKSSSQSFRVVVHGSKHSADQFERLLKEMCADEDGDLLIESAVRNVPKVFAVSTLVSVMPAQPFVFRNYQYPAGTPEIPLASSESSAISILGSPTTGAQVGYKRSAFIGSCKHQVWQAIRASSAAPYYLDDYSDDVNRWQDGAIVANNPTIFAIREAQLLWPDTRIDCLVSIGCGSVPTKARKGGWRYLDTGQVLIESACSVDRVEEALSTLLPMLPEIQYFRFNPVDERCDMELDETDPAVWLKLEAAVDEYVQNNSLSFKSACERLLLPFQQDAKLSENFRSQYLSKAKASSTGEKSPCLGWRRNILLVEASHSPDSGRVLHHARALESFCSRNGIRLSLMQGISGFVKTIPATTFPTPFASPMFTGSFPSSPLLFSPDVGTHRLGRIDMVPPLSLDGQSVKAASSPPKSPAGPRQLSLPVQSLHEKLQNSAQVGIIHLSLQNDSHGSILSWQNDVFVVAEPGELADKFLQSVKRSLLSVLRSRRKAGSLLANITTVSDLVASKPYFQIGGIVHRYIGRQTQVMEDDQEIGAYLFRRTVPSMHLTPEDVRWMVGAWRDRIIICTGMYGLTASLIKAFLDSGAKAVICSSVEPPETQPLTWNESGEFSKYENGKFEIGEEEGEDEETEPVSPISDWEDSDPEKNGDRSTGIWDTDEEELSQFVCQLYDSLFREGANVDFALHHALASHRKLRYSCHLPTIQ
- the LOC133795291 gene encoding uncharacterized protein LOC133795291, whose translation is MQYKAKISTTKFSEKMASTAPIAIGTRGTVGSLVRKEIEYFTKLELDRHGNSGKPRGPQILDMASSTTSRRGNNGNNSWPSFRFLMIMTWKRRKQRSTSWSFIPSLCSASEVDERNRLNGAPGFNYRILRDDLRSFEL
- the LOC133795288 gene encoding cardiolipin synthase (CMP-forming), mitochondrial; translation: MAIYRSIKALITNPRNSRSFVTTTIFSISGPPNAPLTNPLIHPLFRFPSQSSARFLSPFSNWIIPFQGPLFLSSSQPWKLSQSATPLYLRGNAVVRRKIEALNLHLLRRRPSFPLQLDFASASSEWTVTNAVDSSRWTGGFVESFVNWPNVISMSRLISGPVLGWMIMNEWYTSAMVGLAISGATDWLDGYMARKMGINSVVGSYLDPLADKVLIGSVALAMVHQDLLHPGLVGLVIFRDVGLVGGAVYQRASSLGWEWKSWYDFFNLDGTQPQKVEPLFISKLNTVFQLILVAGALLQPDFGTQVTQIYITYLSWLVASTTVGSTAAYGAQYMRKRSALIAGKT